GATGTGGCAGGTCATGGCGGAGCACCTGCGGGCGCGCGCCGGACGCGAGGCGGACTCCCGGCGGAGCCGGCCCGGTCTTCCCGACCGCAGGGACGTCGAACTCGATATGGCGGGTGCGGTGTGGGAGACCATCGACCGCTACTCCCTGGTCATGGCCGAGTCGTACCGGCTGACCCAGCTGGAGATGCAGGGCCGCCAGGACACCCGTCGCGTCGCCCTCTTCGAGGCGCTGCTCGACGGGCGCGGGGCCGACCCGGCCGTCGCGGCGGCGGCGGCCGCCGCCCTCGGTGTGCCGCTCACCGACCGGTACGTCATCGTGGTCGCCGCCCAGGACCCGGCCGCCCCGCCCGACCCCGGGCCCGTCCTGGAGGAGCACGGGTTCTGGTCGTTCTGGCGGCCGAGGTCGGGGCGGTACGCGGGCATCGTGCGGCTGGCGGCGGACGAGTCCGGGCTGCTGGTCCGGCTGCTCCGCGACCGCACCGGGGCGACCGCCGGGGTGTCGCCGGAGTTCGACCGGCTGGCGCAGGCGGGGCACGCGCTGCGGCTGGCCGAACAGACCCTCCGTACGCTGCCGGCCGGGAGCGGCGGTGCCGCCGCGTTCGACGACCGGCTGACCGAGGTCCTGCTCGTCGGCCGGCACGAGATCGCCGACCGCATCGTCTCCACCTACCTCGGCGCGGTGCTGGACACGGCAGCCGAACGCGACGCACTGCTCAGCACCCTGCGCGTCTGGCTTGACCACGGCTGCTCGGCGGCGCGGGCCGCCGAACTCCTCTACTGCCACCGCAACACGGTCCTCAACCGCATCGGCCGGATCGCCGAACTCACCGGCAGATCGGCGGAGTCGGGTGAGGACCGGCTGGGGTGGGCGCTGGCCCTGCGTGCCCTGCCACTCGCGCGCTCCGGCGACGAACAGCCGCCCGACAGCGACTGCTCGGGCTGAGGAGCGGACGCCCCTCCAGGGGCGTCAGGCGGCGAAGTACCCGGACATCGCTTCCCGTTCGTCGACCTCCAGCAGATCGGGGCGGGTGTAGCGCTCCGCGCGGGCGTGGTAGTCGAAGTCGCCCCGCACGAGCCCGCGATAGTCCTGGACGCAGCGCTCCAGGGCCGCTCTGGTCCGGCCGTCTATACCCGCCGCGTATATTTCCTCGGCAAGTTCTTTTTCGGCCCGCTGTACGCGCTCGGCGATACGGGCCAGCTGAATTCCGGCCTCGTCCACCGCTTCCTGGAGTGTGCACCTGCGGTCCCGCTGAATGAGCCGGACGGCGTTGTGCTCGTAACCGAGCAGGGCCTCCTTCTCGAAGGAGCAGATGTCATTGCAGAGACCCGAATGATCGGTCACCGCGTTGCGCAGGGCGATATACGCCGGAAGGCTGCGCGCGGAATCCGGGAGATCGATTCCCGCGGTGATCTCGTGCAGGTCCAGGAAGGGCTGCATCGCCACCGAGTCCCGGCGGTGCTTCACGAA
The Streptomyces sp. NBC_00234 DNA segment above includes these coding regions:
- a CDS encoding PucR family transcriptional regulator; the encoded protein is MAENPGTASRAGDGTELRRALATALVPEIDELTRRVVDDIHAHSATYASGAPVSRRDLLEICRDNLLRALEDFGGLPPTGGDFEQAARETGRRRAEQNVPLDTVLQAYRRGGRVMWQVMAEHLRARAGREADSRRSRPGLPDRRDVELDMAGAVWETIDRYSLVMAESYRLTQLEMQGRQDTRRVALFEALLDGRGADPAVAAAAAAALGVPLTDRYVIVVAAQDPAAPPDPGPVLEEHGFWSFWRPRSGRYAGIVRLAADESGLLVRLLRDRTGATAGVSPEFDRLAQAGHALRLAEQTLRTLPAGSGGAAAFDDRLTEVLLVGRHEIADRIVSTYLGAVLDTAAERDALLSTLRVWLDHGCSAARAAELLYCHRNTVLNRIGRIAELTGRSAESGEDRLGWALALRALPLARSGDEQPPDSDCSG
- a CDS encoding terpene synthase family protein, whose product is MEETRKAAWEWAESNDLLLSPVARKKMVRTRPELWISLIFPSASQKHLDLFCQWLFWAFLVDDEFDDGPAGRDPQMCEEAIARLVDVLDGAVPHGPMERALDGLRWRTCQDRSQRWIRQFRRDTVAWLWTYYAEAVERAAGQVPSRVDFVKHRRDSVAMQPFLDLHEITAGIDLPDSARSLPAYIALRNAVTDHSGLCNDICSFEKEALLGYEHNAVRLIQRDRRCTLQEAVDEAGIQLARIAERVQRAEKELAEEIYAAGIDGRTRAALERCVQDYRGLVRGDFDYHARAERYTRPDLLEVDEREAMSGYFAA